The genomic stretch GCAACACGGCAACCGTTATATCATATGGGCGGAGACGGATTCACCGGCTCGCATCACTCGATCCCACTTTAATTTGTGCTCGTAAACGAGTTCGGCCAGAGGATCCATACTAAATCTCGCTGAACAAGTTCCCTTATGTAGTGAAGTGGTGGTGGGCGAGTTGGGCTTAGAACGTCGATTCGGTGCCCCCACCCCATTGACCGGGGAGAACTGCAGGTCCTAGGCTCGGTGAGAAGTCAAGGACGATGGTAAACACGAAGGTCGTGCGCGGGTGGGACTCATGTGCTCGAGGCTGGCTCGTCGTTTGCAGCTGAATTTTCTTGGGAAAATCTTTGGCCGAACTTGTTCAGCGAGATTTAGTATGGATCCTGATTATAGATTACACTCGTGCATTGAGATCGGGTTCAAATTACCACGTTTACCCATTTTCTTGAGGTCGTTACCAAGACCATAGAATCATACGTCTCCGGTTGAAATTCAATTGCTACCTTTGATCGTCTAGATTTTGATTgagataggataggataaggtcggatcgGGAATCCCCCAAATATCCTCCGAATTGTAGCGCAatccaagataggataaaaatctttgaaaagtttttcaaaatctcGCTTGCCCAAAATTTGAAGCACAAAATCACCCGTACATTTgataggagaagaaaaaaagcttcattttttttttttggctctctgTTGTTTACGTTCCTAAATATGTGAACGAGCTTCCCTCTACTCGAGAGAGGAGACATGCGCTAAGTCACTCTGAGCGAGTCGATTACATTCTTATAAGCCACAAGTGTTCCACTCCTTAGTGGTAAGAACGACGACCAATTCCACCGGCTTCTGTATGAACTAGACCATCTCCTTGTATCGCTCGGCCTACTCGGCAAACTTCGCTAGGTATGCATATTTGTCGGTGCTCATGCTCTCCAGCGTCGTATCGCAAATTAGACTCACTAAGTTGCTCTAATCAATCCATCGATTAGAGAGTGTTGGCTTCGActcgagaagagagagagatctcctCGGCCTTGTGTGCTGAAAACGAGGAAGAGGATGAACTCCTCTGTTGGAGATTcttataaaaatttctattcgGCTTTATCCCACCCCTAGggtgggatttttttatccacTTATATCCGGATTATATGCAAACATATTTGAATCCAGCGTTCTCCTAAACActaaatatgataaaatttatcctatctATAATTATATCCGGCCAACCAAACACACTGATGTGTCTCGAACGGGGACTATCATACCCAATGAGGATTAGTTGGGTGCTCAAAAAATCCCAACACCTATTTATGTAAAAAAAGAAGCCAACTTAAAGTTCTGCAATGGATTAATCCCCATGAATTTTATCTTACTAGCTCCTTTATCTgttataaaagaaagaaaaaaaggttttgcTCACGAGTGTTTTCTAAggcattttattaatttaagggaaaatgaaaagtgCGTTCAATTAAGGttctgtttgttttgcaaaaaaaaaaaaaaatattttcgaatatatattcaaaaaataatcgcttgtatctcttaaaataattaatcaatggcgaatattttcaatttcattgataatttatgtccaaataatttcgtatataaagaaaatatttttggttcaTTCGTTTTTTGTAAGAGAAGTTTTTaggcaaatatttttcaaattaataaattttcacaaaataaatggagcctcaatatattttaaattttaaggtGGTGATTATATtagatgggaaaaaaaataaggagatATGTGCGTTGGGagcttaaaacttgtcatgaaagtaatATTGAGCCATAAAACTTaccaaaaatgcaatcaagttctaaaacttattaaattagtgcaatcaagtcttttttTAACTCCTTCGACTTGGTTGACGGAAAatgatgtcttttttttttttttaattcttttatgtAGAGATGACGCAACTAAAACATGAAATCTAAATCTCAAAACCAAAACGAAATTATCTTGgttcaaatatgattttttatataatttttaaaaattaaataaaaagataagctaaattagaaataataataattggaaTCCAAGCGGCCAGGGCTTGTAAGCCCTAGCTGAGGGTCTCGACCCTTACCCAGATCGAGTGAGGGTCATTGGCCTCACAAGTTCTGGCTGAGGACCCCCACCAACCATTCCCCCACCATTGCCAGCCCTTCCAGGCGATGGTGGGGAGGCTCATGTGAGGGCTTTGCAGTCTTGTCGCTTGgtttccaatttcttttaatgAAGTTAAATTTTGCTtattatttaaatcaaatagaaataatttaaataaaatttatacaaAAATCATCTTTGAActaaaatgacatcgttttaGCCGCCATATAGGGAGAAAATGTTATAAAAGCCATGTCGGTAATTTTAGTCAGCTAAGTTGgaaggaataaataaaagaatttgattgtaccaattcgataagttttaatattttattattattatttttaaataaattttaggcttcaattatattttcgtgACAAGATTCAAGGCTTTTAATGAacgcattaaaaaaaaaagaaaaagaataaacgCAGCCGTCGATCACCTCCGATACCGATCCGAGCACCATTGGTGGGCCCAGCGGAGCAGAAGCAACCCGCTGCCTCCTCCTGCAAGTCACTCCCGGCGACtccatgcatatatatatagacatggAGTCCCCGAAGTCCATTCACGCCGGACCCAATCCAGTCCAAGATCGAAACCCAGAAGCGAAGGCGTCACAGCGAAGCAAAGATCGAAGGAATCAGCACGAAGTCAAACAAGATTCATTCCTCGATCTGAGAAGCAGCAGCAGGAGAAAGCGAGAAGACCGAGGATGAAGATCACTGTAATGACCGCCGACGAGAAGATCATCTCCTTGGACGTCGATCCCCACGAATCCGTACTCCCCCCGCCACTGTTCtaaaccctaattctcaagtcGCGCCACGTCCTCCCTCTCTGTAATCTGTGTAATCACGCGTTTCGTTTGTTTGGTGTAGGTTGAAAATGTTAAAGCTCTGCTCGAAGTGGAGGTGGGGGGTTCTCCTCCTTCGCAATCCGTCTCCGATTAGCTTGCGTCTCTCTTCTGCGAAAGCCGCCCTTAGCTCAAGTAACTCTATGTTTGCTCTTTGCAGACGCGCGTGCCTCTCCAGCAACAGCAATTGCTCTACAACGGGAGGGAAATGAGGAACTCTGAGAAGCTGAGCGCTTTGGGCGTTAAGGATGAGGATTTGGTGATGATGGTCTCTGGTGCTGCTTCGAGGTACGTTCGGTTTCCCTTAATTGGCTGCACTCTTTGATGGGGGAGTGGAAGCTGCCGTAGAAGGAGAAGCATTACTGTCGCGACTCGCTGGCTGTTTAGTTTGAAGAATCTCGGTAGGATTGGAAGGTTTAAGACTTTGCGTGTTCTTGTAGGTGTGTTCTGTCGCTTGCGTTTAACAGAACATGTGGGGATTACCTTTATTTTCTGAAGCTGGGTCTATACACTTCTGTTACTTCATTAGTTTCCTTTTTTACTCAAAAGTAATTCAGTTGGAACAGTGAAAGATAGGACCGTTCTCTACTTTAATCTTTTCCAACGAGAAGGGGGAACTTCCGCAGATTTGATTAACATGGATTGCTCATGCTGAATTAAGATCTTGCCCTTTCTGGTTTCCTTCATTAAAATGGTTTAAAAAATTACAGTGCTGCTGGAAATGAGTTGGGCTTGAATCCTGATGGGTCTGCTGTCAACCCTGCAGCTCTCCAGCAACAACTTCGACAGGATTCTAACATGATGGCACAACTCTTTCAGGTAGAATGCTTGTCCATGTCTCTTGAAGCTTTTTGGTGTATCCATTTGGGGAAAGCATGGTTGATTTATGGCACTCTGGTTGAGGAGAATTCTCAATGGACTGAGTGCTGCCTATCCAAACTCTTGTGAATGCTTTGGTACTGGCTTGGCTATCTTTGTTGTACATTATGCTTTTCTTCGGATAATTTCTGTCCTGCACCGGTTTAGCGTTGGCCCAAATGTACGATGACAactaatcaaaatcaaaactcaAGCAACCaagaattttcacaattataaATCAAGTAAATATAATATGCACCAATATGAAGAGAGTAGGGATAGAGAATGCTTGCTTGAGTcgatttatagtggttcagcaGTAGCATCTGCCTACTTGGCTCCCCAAATTAGCTTGGAAGTTTCCCCAATTCCactaatataataaaaaaaaattacaaaagattggTTGATCACGGACCCAATTTTCCGTGTACAAACTTGATCCCAAGCCTCAATGGCTTTAGATCTTGCACTCAAGTACATCTCTCACCAGACTTGAGGTCACTTGTGCAAGAGGCTTCTCATACTTAGACAGGCAATAAAATACGTTATCTACCCCCAAGACCCCAGAGGTATTATTTACACAAAAAACAAACCAAACTAGCCGTCAGACACACTCCAAACAGTAACTTTTTCACCGTTGCAGCTTCTGGGCACCTGCTCCGCAAATTTCGTTTGCCCGTTTGATCTACAGAAAGATTGGGCACCATGCAAGCCTTCGGTCGTCTGGTTGGGGAATtttttccggtcttagtgcttTTTAAAAGTACGACTAAAGGCTAAATAAGTGCCGTCAAGGCCAATTTTTGCGATATTTCCAGAATTGCCACCAAAGCCTTCACATTTCATTACTTTCCTTCAAATTTGATCTAGCTTGAACACATAAAAACTCATGAATAAAATGATGGTTTTGTAATTATCAAAATACATATGGTCAACATTTTGTTCTCCTACACAACACCTCTGCAATATTTATCTCAAGTTGTTGGTTTGGAAAAGACTAGTACATAATGTTTTTTCTGGCAAAAATGCAACGGTCAATTGTGTTCAGCTTGAAAATTCTGGCATAGCTAGATGCTTCATCATCTGTTTATTCAAGAATATTGACATTTGGTTTCTCACTTGCTGAATGTTCCATTTACTCCCAGAAGGATCCTGAGTTTGCACAAGCTATTCTGGGAAACGATCTAAATAGATTGCAAGATATTCTAAAGGAGCGCCATCGCCAAAGGTCTGAATTACGGAGGCAACAGGATGAGGAACTTGTGAGTATTATGTTTACCCACAAATGCATTACACTTTCTTTATTCAACTGTTTTACCATGATCCGGACATTAGCTTTGGGCAACTGTCCAATAGACACATTTCTAGTTTCATTTAAAAAGCTAGCTGTGTTTTGTACCTATTTTTGGTTTGATAGAGCTGAAAAGGATATATATCTAATACttgttatgaatttttttcaatcaaatataGGGCTTGTTTTTGTTGATGCTTTTTTGTAAGTTTAAGTTTGGTCCTTCATGCTTTTGTTATAGGCCCTCCTGCATGCCGATCCTTTTGATGTTGAAGcgcaaaagaaaattgaagctGCCATTCGTCAGGTAAACTGTAGTAATATTTAGTGCTGGAAGATCTTTCCTCTAATTGACCGCTTCCTTTATCGTGTTTTTTCACGTTATGGTTCaagttctaaaaaatttgttttACAGAAAGGGATTGATGAAAATTGGGCTGCTGCTCTGGAATATAACCCTGAAGCTTTTGCAAGAGTGGTATGTATGATTTTAGGAGTTTATTTTATATTAGCTTTTTCTCACCCTAATTGTGTATATTAATATTTTCCAGGTGATGCTGTATGTTGACATGGAGGTCAATGGTGTCCCTTTGAAGGTACTGTGACAAGGTCAATGATAGAATACACACGTCCTACCATTTCAACATGTATTAGCTATGAAGATAGCTTAAGAATGTAATACTTACTTTCTTATTGACGGTTTACATCATCTGTTTTTAATCAAAACATCTTTAAGGACTGCATTCCAACTTTGTTGGATGCATAAATACTAAAAAATCTGTTTATCTTCTAAGTTCTGCTTTTTTGATATGTTCTCACTCATTGCAATCATATTTTGTTAGACCTTCTTTCCTGAATGATTTCAAAGTCCGCACCATGGAATTGTATCTACTTTTTTCCAGGCTTTTGTCGATAGTGGAGCACAGTCTACTATTATATCAAAAAGTTGTGCAGAGCGTTGTGGGTATGTCTTAGTTCATGTTTGCTTTATACTGTTGTGCCTAACTTTCTGAATCATTTGTGTTCAGTATTTGATGTGGCTGTGTTTGGTTAGTTTGCTGTCAAAGGCTAAAGTCAACAGTGCCATTTGCTTTTCTTGCACAGACTGTTGAGGCTTTTGGATCAGCGGTACAAAGGCATTGCTCATGGAGTTGGTCAATCTGAGATATTGGGTAGAATACATGTGGCCCCGATCAAGGTCAGGGAAGGAGTATTGGTTTCAAATGTATACATACAATTTCCAGGCAATAATTTTATACACCCGAAGAATTTTTATGCTTAAAAATCTGTTTTTGGTTAATCCTAAGAATGACCAAGACCATCTTTTTCCCGAACCCCCCATGCAGCAGGATCGAAATCCTGCCCTCAAGCGGAAGGACTTTACTTTGTTCTATTGAGCATATGTTTTTGCTATCCATTGGAAGGACGCTATTGCCCAAAAAACTTGCGGTTGTGAGGAGTTTTGGAGTCAACTAACTTTGGACTCGTTTTTGCTGAACACTGAGTAGTTACACTGTGTTTTTCCTATTGTAGATTGGGAATATATTTTATCCATGCTCCTTTTTGGTGCTGGATGCTCCAAACATGGAATTTCTCTTTGGTCTAGATATGCTCCGAAAGCACCAGGTAGtttttgaatttccttttgtACTTATGAACCTTGGTTTATCTAGGATGTTCTGAAAATTACATTAGTCATGATTAAACCACTTATTCAGTTTTTTGCCTTCTTAAATATTGGGTTCAGTTGTGATTTTTGTGATGTAATCAATATCATGAAATTATAGTCACCAAGTTTCTGTTGTTTTCAGTGTATAATTGATTTGAAGGAGAACGTTCTAAGGGTTGGTGGAGGGGAAGTTTCAGTACCATTTTTACAAGGTCCAGCACTATGCTAACCTTGACTTATTATCCTCTGAGATTGAAGTCTTAAATCTGAAAGCTCTCTCTCCTTCACAATTTGATATGACTTTGTTCTCCATGAAAACTAGAAACTTAAATATCCACTTGTTACAGAAAAAGACTTGCCATCGCGTTTTCTGGATGAAGAGAGGCTTGCCAAGCAAGCATCTAGCTCAGGAGCCCCGGTACGTCTCTTTCAACTATAAAATAATGGCTAGATGATGTCGTCCATCATTTATGAACTTTTGTTTGGATCATGTTCATCTGATGCAAACTCTCGATATCAAGCATGATTCAACTTTTGGCTAGAAATGAGTTATTGCATCTGTTTTTTTGATAGAGGAGTTAATATCATCTGTATAATTTCAGGCTACAACAGGCACAACCGATAAGAGTAAAACCACCGTGCCTTCTGGCAGTCATTCTTCAGGTCAGTTCCAATTTGCTTATATATCTATTGTAGCTTGTAATTTGCTGATTTCTGTTTTCAACAAAATGTCACTAGTGGGATTTACGTCGTTTTCTCGTCCTCTCTTAACTGTCACAGGAGCTGCGAACACACTCAATAATGCAAGCAAGGTTGGTTTTGCTATCTAGTTCTgttttaattttcaaatgacATATTGCTAAAAggtctttcattttgtttattgcCCAGTGGAAAAGTGGCCTCCATATGCGGTTACGTAGGATATGCCATGACAATCACGTCGTATTTGTAAAATGATAGTTGATCCCTAAAAAAATGAACCTCTCTATGTTAATATGTCAACACTGCTTGGCGGAACGGATAGGTCTACTGATCTGGATAGGATAAAAACCAATTACCTAGTCTCAACGGTGCGCATTTGGCAATCAATCACCAGTTAGGGGTATGTGTATTTGTTAATGCAGGAAGCAGATTTCGAGGCGAAGGTCTCTAAGCTCGTGGAGCTCGGGTTCGGAAGAGATGCGGTGATACAAGCTCTGAAATTCTTTGATGGTAATGAAGAACAAGCAGCTGCTTATCTCTTTGGGGGCTGAACCCGAGCTGAAGatggataattattttttacaccTCCGacattttttccaattattaTGGGAGTGCTGCTGATTGTCGTTTAAGTTGATCAAAGAGGATGTGCTACTTGTTGAGAATGTTGATTCAACAGTCCCCATTTTCAGCCacccatctttctttttgtgattcaagtatttaaatttatttctatggaatgttatttttccttcttactCTTTTGTCCCCCTCTCAAATGAAGAAATTGGatattcaagaat from Rhodamnia argentea isolate NSW1041297 chromosome 2, ASM2092103v1, whole genome shotgun sequence encodes the following:
- the LOC115756434 gene encoding protein DNA-DAMAGE INDUCIBLE 1 encodes the protein MKITVMTADEKIISLDVDPHESVENVKALLEVETRVPLQQQQLLYNGREMRNSEKLSALGVKDEDLVMMVSGAASSAAGNELGLNPDGSAVNPAALQQQLRQDSNMMAQLFQKDPEFAQAILGNDLNRLQDILKERHRQRSELRRQQDEELALLHADPFDVEAQKKIEAAIRQKGIDENWAAALEYNPEAFARVVMLYVDMEVNGVPLKAFVDSGAQSTIISKSCAERCGLLRLLDQRYKGIAHGVGQSEILGRIHVAPIKIGNIFYPCSFLVLDAPNMEFLFGLDMLRKHQCIIDLKENVLRVGGGEVSVPFLQEKDLPSRFLDEERLAKQASSSGAPATTGTTDKSKTTVPSGSHSSGAANTLNNASKEADFEAKVSKLVELGFGRDAVIQALKFFDGNEEQAAAYLFGG